The Camelus dromedarius isolate mCamDro1 chromosome 23, mCamDro1.pat, whole genome shotgun sequence nucleotide sequence AGACCTTTCTGCTGACCcaaatccaaggtcctaggtcctTTCCGGAtccctttctttcttgtttgctttaaaataactttttctttgttctccttctATTCAGATCCCTTTCTGATCCAGGGCATAGCAGGCTGTGAGCTGCATCCTGGGAAGACCACAGTTAGCTTCTTGAGGGGAGCTTTAGGAGGACTGGATTTCCTGAGCATCAAGAATGACTCCTGTGCACCTGCCCCAGAGGGCGGCAGACGGGCACAGCAGTTCTGCGCACTCATCTCTCAGTACCAAGGTATCTGCGACACTATTGCGAAGCTTCTTTTGGAAACCTGCCCTCAGTATCTCTTGGGTGTCCTCGATGCAGGGAAGGCGGAACTGCAGAGGCAAGGTTAGTCCTGTCCTCTTTTCAacacttttctctctcacttcGCACAGCCTTCTTTAAATTCAAGAGTAGGAGGTAACTATACAATCTTGATGCTCTAATTTGATACTTCATCATCTATTTCTAAATATACATGAACAAGTTCCTTTTTAACTATCAGATATTTTTTTCCAGGTTTGccacattattttgttttaaatgtgcagttttcaacaacaacaaaaaacatttatGAGACATACAAAGAAACCAGATTGTATGGTACACATAGGAGAAAAGAACTACCAGATATtttatgtcatttctttttctccttaaaattatatttccattACATGTCCCTACAGACTTTTATtcttgtgtaatttaaaaaaaatcttggttttttttttttttggtttttcagcTTCCTGATACCAAAGGttccaaatattaaaattttcttctggaaaaaaaaaaaagtaggaggtAACTAAGAAGAGAGGGGCTTAATCAACAGATTATTTGGTTCCCAAAGAAGTAGAAGAGGTTGCTGTCCAAACTCATGGGTTTCCGAGTCCTTACACTCTAGAGTCACAATCTGAcactctccctgccccttcctgccccagtgAAGCCAGAGGCCTGGCTGTCCAGCGGCCCCACCCCGGGGCCCGGCCGTCTGCTGCTGGTGTGCCACATCTCTGGCTTTCATCCAAAACCCGTGTGGGCGATGTGGATGCGGGGTGAGCAGGAGCAGCCAGGCACTCGGCGAGGTGACGTCCTGCCCCAGGCTGACGGGACGTGGTACCTCCAAGTGACCCTGGATGTGGCGGCCGGGGAGGCGACCGGCCTGAGCTGCCGGGTGAGACACAGCAGTCTCGGAGACCAGGACATCGTCCTGTACTGGGGTGAGAAAGAACAGGGGCCCAGCTGGGGATGGGAGGAGCTGGTCCTCCAGTATAGAGGGAggactggggaaggggagggagttGATGgatgagagaaggagagaaattgAGATTTATTTCTGGGACTTCAGTCCCAAGAGAGATAAAAATAGATGATCTAAGGTACAGAAGAGGTAGGTGTGAAGGACCTGTGGACTGGGGGAGCAGGGCAAGGGGGAGAGACAAAGGATGGCTGTGAATATATGATGTCTGGGCATCTGAAAGAAGGAATTGGAGATGGCCACACATCAGAAGCTGGTGAATGTGTTGCTGACACTCAGGTGGGCAAAGGAAGGCCAGGAGAATTAGAGAATGCATCTTGAAGTGACATGCCTGTGTCCTCTCCCAATTGCCAGGACGTCCCACCTCCATTGTCCTGATAATTTTGGCGATAGCGGTGCCGTCCTTGATCCTTTTGATCTGTCTCGCATTATGGCATTTTAGGCGCTGGTAAGTTTTCATCTTTAATGTGTCTTTTCTGTCCATCGTCTCActcttttcctccattttatcTTGTACACCAGTTTAGCCTCAATATTTCCACCAgaccttttccccttccttcccaaCTCCCGTCTTTatgtaaatctattttttttaattgtggtaaaatatccATGACATAAAACTGACCgcatttgccatttttaaatgtgCTGTTTGGTAGGATTGAGTACATCCACATTTTTGTACAACCGATCTCTAGAtctctttccattttgaaaaactaaaacttGATACCCACTAAACCACACCTCCCCATTCCTAGCCGCACAGGCCCTGGCACcccccattctactttctgtctctatgaatttgactaccctAGGTACCTTGTACAAGTGGAGTCATCATTTTTTGAGACTCACTTTTTCACTTAGCACGTAAGTCCTCATAATTCACCCATGTCATAGCATGCAttaaatttctttacttttgaGGCTgcataacacattttttttcaaccattcaTTGGTTAATGAACACTTGTATTGATTCcgccttttggctactgtgaataatgctgctatgaatatgagtgtacaaatatctcttacGTAGAGCAATTTTTTGCTTGTGTTCTTAACAGGCCGTATCAGAATATCTCATGAGCCCTCACCGTGTCTCCTTTTCCGTTTGGAATAAGTACCCAGAAGCCCAGAGGCTCAAGTTGTCAGCCCAGAAGTCAGTCTCATCATGTTTCATCAAATAATCATCAAATTTGATCAAATCAGAGCTCCTATAGGTTGCAAGATAAATCATAATTCATATACtgccagaaaaataatttaaaattgtacatttattATGAGACTATATAGATAGGATCCACTCGGATTTCATAGATGTGAGATGTGAAAAAGAATGTACCttggaataaatgaaatgatgtacACAGCTTAATGGTGATTTCCCTTTGGCTTcttattttagaactttttttttttttttttgccttctgctGAAATATCATTTGTCAAAGTCAGCTAACTATAGTTATGCTGAGATAATTGTATTTGCAGAGATGCTGAGCATTTTAAACCTAGTTTCTCTGCCTCTACCTGGATGCTTTTCTAACCATGAGACCCAGCTGACATgcttcttcctccaggaagccctccttagTGCTACAGTGGAAGAAATCATCCCTTGGCTGGTGTCGTGCTGAGATCCATTTTACAGGGTACCTGCAACGTTGcagtcatttttgttttccttttccttctactATTAATTCCTTGAGAGAAGGGAGGGCTTGCTGTAGGTGGATCCCTGGCAAGATCTCTTTACTTGCACATGTATTTACTTAGTAAAAATAATCTGAGTTAATATAACTGCCGTATtaatggtcttttttttctccccaaatcaccttccttctgtttctttagtTGATATTCTGCATTTTCCTCTTACTAAAATATTCTCACACAGCAAAAATTACCATGCTTTCCTTGCCTCTGCCCTGAACTTCTCTGGAGAAAACCACTTGTGCCCATCCTATAACAATAGTTCATGTATAAAGATTCATCATGAGGAAGCTGTTCCTCATTTTTCAGTGAGAATGAGTGAGAGGCGGGATGGGTAAGGGGCACTAGTGCAGGTGGGTTGGTAAGTGTTTAAGCAAAAGACTCCAGAGGGCTTTTCTTGCTCTTGGACTTTGATATCTGTGCTGTATcaattcagttatattttttgatttatgtttacattgatttattcttttacttattcCATAGTTTTCTAGAAAcctcattctaaaaaaaaatccaaactcattttaattgaagcagcaggaagcaggaggagaggagatttgaatatatttttttataggACTTaggaagagaaggcagagcaCACAAGCCACGGATATTAGAAGTACTTCTCCCACCTGGAAATTTTAGGCCAATACGGACTTTAGGATTTGAGCAGGGTAGGAAATGACAGGAaaacatcattttcttccttctccatcagCACAGCTAATGAGTTTAACTGTGACCTCTGGATGAATGACTTTCAGAAACAGGCTTTCAGTCTTAAAATACAAGGGCCCTTCAACACTTTTTGTATGACagtatgtgtgcacgtgtgtgtgttcatgtgatTTTTGCTAACACATAGAAATatggttaaaatattttgtccttGTTTCCAGTATCCATGTTAAGTTAACTTATTAAGTTTAATGTTTTATCTGTAAatccttttggattttctatgcACACTCTCATGACAGCTCTAAATTAGGAAAtttgaattgtttcttttcaAGTCTCATGTTGTCTTTTATTGCATTTTCTTGCCCAATTGCACTGGCTATGAACACTCGTACACTGACGAATAGAATTGACAACTGGCATCCTCATCTTTTTACCTGTATTGGACAAGAATTATTCAAGAGTTTATACTACTTACAATAATTGCTGTAAGTGTGTCATAGATACTTTTTATCAGATTGAGAACACTTTCAAAGTTGCTAAATGTTTCTTGTTGTTATCATTATTACAGTGGATAGCTGTTGAATTTTATTAGCCTCGTATTCCGCATTTCTTGAGATGacaaaatgttttatatctttttttccttttaatattgtCAGCCACACTTACTGATTCTCAAGTGGTAAAACAAAATTGTGTTTCTGAAGCTTGTCTGTCTTGTTCGCAATGTATTAtgtggattcagtttgctaatattttgtttttaatgttttttaaattcttataattTCCTTGTCTGGTATTGGTATTGAGGGGCTTTTTTTGTCTCATAGAATGAGTCAAGAAATCTTTCCTATGTTTCTGTTCTCAGGGaagatttctgttatttattttttcataaatacttGGTAAAATTCAGCAGTGAAGACGTGTgttgggaaatttttttctttttgaggggggagTTTAAAATTTCacagctaattaaaaaaattaaaagaactctTTTCAAATTGCCTGTTTCTCTTTGTGTCAGCTTTGGTAAGTTATGGTTTTAAAGGATTTATCAAAGGTGTTCAAATTTCTAATTTACTGTTGGCTTGTGCATAATATCCtctttttattatgttaatgTCTATGGGGTTCATAATTATGTTTTACCAGATCTTagaaatttgttctctctcttctttgttctttctctctctgatcttGATAGGGAGATaatcaattttataaatttttcaaaaactaaGATTTGGTTTTGCTGGTTTTTTCTacaatcatattttctttattatttccttccttttattctctttgcatttaatttattgtTATATAAGGATTCTGCTCACCAGTTCCAATGTGTGAGGGAGAGGGTTTCCCCATGCATCCAACAAGCAACACTTCAGACTAGCTTGGGTGTCCCATAATTCAACTCATTTCTGATACTATCTATCTGGAGATGGCATCAGATTCTACAGGTTAGGGGTTCAGACCTACAAGACTGTGGGGGGCAGTCAGACTTGTTAATCATGGAAAGATTGGAGGTTTCCATTATCTGTTTCTTATGTTTGATTAATTTTCTAgggtggctcacagaactcagagacaCATTTACTTATTATATCACTGATAAAATAGGCAAAATTGATTAAATCATTAGCTATAGGGTTCAATTCAACCTCTAGTCCCTCTTTCCTCTTGAGATGtcagggggtgggactgaaagttccaaccctccaaTCACACTGGCTCCACTGGCAatcagcccccatccttaggttacCTACTgagctttccaaaagtcacttcattAACTAACAAAAGACACTTTGATTGCTTTCAACAGTTGGGAAATTCTAAGATTTTAGGAACTCTGTTCCAGAAATGGGGATCaacaccaaacatatatatatatatacatatatatatatataaatctaaaattataaatcacaAATCACATTGTATTACTAATTTTTTGATGTAGATGTTTAAGCAATTTATATTCAgccattattttctaatatatgctTTTAAggctaaaaaggaaggaagacttTACTATTTTCTCAAGTTACAGAGATCATTCGTGTTGATAATGATagcgatggtggtggtggtggtggttctaAAGATACTATGGGCTAGTGTTTTTTATATGTTTCTTAAATGCTTTCTTACACattcctcatttaatcctcacaataaccccatGAAGGAGGTAATATGGTTGTCCTCATTTCACACACGTGGCTGGCACAACACACAGAATTGTGCGATTTTTTTCAAGTTATAGCCACATAAAGCAAGACGGCCTAATAACACTCTTGTTTCAACTCCTTTTTTTGTGTGACTCTGAGAAAAGAAGAATTTAGAAGAACGTTTTCCATATAGTATTAGAACAGGGATCAGGTGACTTTAGAACTTGAAGGTGGGCTTAAACTTAGCTGATTAATAAGGAAAAGTTAGGGAAGTGGATGGCAGGGACAGGGGTGTCACCGACATGGTTTGTGTGGGGTCCACAGACATCTGGCAGATTCCTGTCTCAGGGGTCCTCAAGCGTCCAGTTGCTGCCCTTTAAAGATAACAAAGAACATTCCTTTCTTAATACCCACCTGCTTTAGCTGAACTAACTACTCTAGACAATGATCAACCTTACAGTGACTGAAAGCCTGGCCACCAGGACCCGGTCACAACCCGCTACCCAAATCCCCAGCCCTACCCTCTCGGGACCCCATCTCTTCCCTGTTACCTCAGTATCAaacaatcagagaattgtgcacgagccAACCACGGACCCCATGACCCCTTTGTGCCTCATGTCACACCGGCACAAGCAGTAAAAGATCACCTTCCCTTATAAAAGACCTCAGCAACCGACCCTCGGGGCACACAGACGCCTCTCGTCTCTGGCCCACTGCTGCCGTGACAGTGTATCTGATAAGCACCTTTACTACCTTCATCCTTTGTCTGTGGCAAATTCTTTTACTGCCCACTTACAGGCCACTGAAAACTACAACATTAGGAGAAGAGtaacagcagttctcaaaaaACCTAGTAAAGCCCAGagtataaatgaaataaacataataaacgaatacacttaaaaatggagaaaagaagtaaatctttcttacagaagaattccagaTTATCGAGGAAGCAGCTTCCCTTCCAGAATGTGGAGCTTGATTCTCTGCCCTCAAATGCGGGCTGGACTTAGCGTCTCCCTTCCAGTGATCAGAGCACGGAGAGGAAAAGAGTAACTTCAGAGAGGGAATACCTGGCAGATGCAACCTCAGCCAAGTGGTCCAGATTATCATTCCCAGTCGCAAATCATGCTGACACCGTGTGCCCTGATGTGCCCTGATGAGAAAGGCATGTCACGTCTGTGGTATTCGTCCCTCAAACCCACAACCCCGAGCTAATCCTGAGAAAAAAATTCGACAAACTCGAAGTGAGGGAAATTAGACAAAATTGTGGCCAGTGTTCTTCAGAACTGTTCAGGTCATGGAAACAAGGAGACGGAGAAGCTGTCACAGATCAGAGAAGACGAAGGAGACGTGATGACTAAATGCAGGGTGATGCCCTGGAAGGAAACTTTGGACAGAAAACAGAAGTTAGTGGGAGAACCAGTGAAATCTGAACAGATCCAGGCTTTAATGATGatgtaccaatgttaatttcttagttctAGCAAATTTACCtcagttatgtaagatgttaacttTAGGGCCAACTGGGTAGATCATTCTATATTatcttgcatttttttccataaatctaaaattactcccaaaataaaaaataattttaaaagtcctaGTAAagtctaaaaacaaacaaccctagAAAGTAGGCCAGAGTTTATACAGTCTATGAATTGATAAGATGACCTACACAAGAGTATGTCACATGTAATTGTGCTTACTCTAGGATATAAACTATgaacaactaaaaagaaatttctggGAGAACGagcagtgaaagaaaaatttaaattagaaatgcATGAACACCACGTCAAtttaataagaatgaaaaatgtaaaagttgAAATTCAGTATTAAATCTTTTATTCAAATACTTTTCACTAAAAACCTTCATGAACCTGTTAAGAAGTGTCAACTATCCTAGCTGAAGATGATCAGAGAAAAGGCACTCAGGGTAATGAGAAACCAGCCTTATGCAATGACGACTCCCATCTTCTGCTGTACTTCACTAGTCAGTACAAAGAATTAAGAAACTGTTACCTTTAGCCATAGACTATAAGACACCATGGACTGGGTGGTGTGGGTGGGGAAGAGTAGGGTCATCCAGCCTCCCTAAATGAAGCACTGAGATCACCACTCAAGTGCATCAGGGGTCCTCACCTGGGCTGAGTGGTGTCTTTCTTCAGGATTCAGACATGAGGGAAGGTCTGGCTGATTTGTGGGCTGGACGCACTGGAATCCAGCCTTAAGGATGTGGATAAAAATGGAAAGGTACTGTTTTCAGTTTAAACACTAAGATTGCTCTTtccaaaattaaatcaaattaaattaaacaccATACCATTATAGCAACAGAATGGAACCCATCCATCACACAGACAGTTCTGTTAGATAGCACTCCTCCAAGATGTGGGTAGCATAACTCAAAACACCTTAAGATACATAATAAAAGTATGACTCAAAGTGGGGAGAAAGGCATGGATTTCCCCAGCATTTTGGGGGCTTCAGAATATGCTGTACTACACTGGAGCATGTGGGCCCAGTTCACGGCAATAGTCATGACTATAATGGCCCGTGACATGCAGTGGCTGAGGGTGTGGAAGATGGCTGAGAAACTTACACACAGGCTTTCAAAAAGTGGAGGTTAAATGGACTATTGGTACGTTCATGGAAGACTCACAAAGGTGCTctaagaaataattatttaagacTTTGGGGAATCTGAAGGTAATCCAATAAGAGGTAAAGGCAATGATCAGAGTGATGCGGGTTAGTACTGCCGCAGAGAGCTTTTTGATCTCTGTTACAACTCTGTGGTTGTCAGGGACAAGAGTGGCTTCATAAATTCACATGAATGGAATTTTTATCTAAAGGAAAATCTCTTCGAAAAAGAATGGACCTCAGAAAGAAAAAGCCACTGGGCTTCAGAATTAGATTTGGGAGGAAAATGCCTGAAATATATAAACCTCCTGGAAATTAATCATAGGACGGAGATGGCTGTGTGGGCAGAGTTGGAAGATTGAGCAGTTACTGAGCAGATAAATGAAGCGTAGAAATGGTCCAATTGTGCGATCACACTGAGCAGTCTGGGcacttctctcctttttcctgcACCTGTGAAGATAGAGCAACACGTTCAAACTGAAAGATGAGATTTTATTGTACAGTGGTTGGTTGGTTGGCTATTAAATGCTTATAGATGTAATAGGAGTTTGTGTTATTTTATACctctgttaacattttattaagtTGGCATTGTTTATTCTAACATTAAATTTTGTAAATCAGACTTCTTTGAAGGAAATTCTGGAAGGCCAGCAGCTGATTACAGTTTTCAACAGCAGCAAATTGAACACTTCCttacatttatacaaatgtattttcaaaaatactaCTCTAGGTGATTTCCCTCCATCATTTTCTTACTTAGGGAGATTTCTTTGTATAAAGCCACATCTTGTAGTATGTCTCCAGCGAACTTTTCAGTTTCAAGCAGGTTAACAAGAGGGGATCTGTGAGTGTGACTGTGGGACAGCCCCAGAGCAAAGCATATCGGGGGGACTTTCTTCTTAAAAGAGACCTGGCCACAAACAGCAAGCAAGCAAGAAGGAAACAATTAAACCATATCATGCACCCCTAAATTAAGGTTAATGAAATAGTTTTTTCTTCGGAATTCATCTTCTGCTTGATTTTAATTCAGAAGTAGTCTCATGAGCGACTTTGTTAACTGTTGTGAGGTTGTCATCAGAAATATCATTCTGCTTTGCTCAGCTCATTGTGGTGACTCGTGGCTTCAGTAACCTCAAAACTGCAAAGTGGTGTGTAGTTATTTCACCCTTCTAACAGCACAATTTCTTGTGGaatactgaaattattttcttccctaacttatttttgctttatttttattttatgaatgattCTAAAATTCTTCAAATTAGTACAGTTGCTTGTAGTACGTCCTATGCCATTTGAATCTGATGACTGTATATTATGTTTTTTATAGGGTGGTATGTATTCTGTTCAGTATCTACCCTTCTCTACAGTCCATAATGGTATGAAACCAAGGTAGATTTACAGAgtaatttatagctttaaatgtattcgtggagaagaagaaatatcaaaaataaataattcagacATTTACTCAGGacgcaagtgaaaaaaaaaaaataaaatgaatcaaaaagtGTAGAGGAAAGCAAACCTCATGGCTTTAGAAGGTTGTGCTCAAGCACTTTGAGCTGACAAGTCTCCTACCCTTTGCCGATGGATCTTTGTTTGAGTTGGAAAGAGCGTTCAAAGATCAGGAAGTTTGCAAGTCAgccctgatttttattttcccctccaCTATCTTGTGCCTCTCCTCACAGCGTGTGCGCAAGCCTCATATTCACCCAGGGGCCTGCAGAAAGCTGAGGTGGGTTGTTTCTGGTATCTTTTGAACGTGTGTGCAGCCCTGCTCTTGTGTGCATCCTTCCAGACTTCCAGGAATAAGTGATAGATTATCCATATCCCCACAGCCATCATAGTCACAGGATCTCCCTCTGAATTTTCTGACTCGTTTGCAGGTATGCTGCTCCACCCAGTGTTAAATC carries:
- the LOC105086508 gene encoding T-cell surface glycoprotein CD1b-1 — translated: MLLLSLLLLAVIFPGGDNEDAFQGPTSYHVIQISQFANSTWAQNQGSGWLDDLQIHGWDSESGTAIFLKPWSKGNFSEEEVIELEELFRVYFVGFIREVQDHASEFHMEYPFLIQGIAGCELHPGKTTVSFLRGALGGLDFLSIKNDSCAPAPEGGRRAQQFCALISQYQGICDTIAKLLLETCPQYLLGVLDAGKAELQRQVKPEAWLSSGPTPGPGRLLLVCHISGFHPKPVWAMWMRGEQEQPGTRRGDVLPQADGTWYLQVTLDVAAGEATGLSCRVRHSSLGDQDIVLYWGRPTSIVLIILAIAVPSLILLICLALWHFRRWPYQNIS